The window ATTCCTTCTGGCTGCGCACCACGCCGTAGTACGTCAGCGGCTCGATCTCCGACTCGGACTCGAAACCCGTGTCGTAGAGCCTGGCGTGCTCGCGAGCGGTGAACGCATGCATGGTGCCGAAGTTCCACGTCGGAGCGATCTTCCCGGTGAGCTTTCCGGCGCCGAGGATGGTGGTGCCGAGCGGCGCATCGGTGAACTCCGCCGAAGGCACGTCGCCCTGGGGCCCCCTCCCCACGCGGCGGCTGTAGAAGAAGGTCGGCTCGGGCCAGTTGAAGCCCCAGTAGCTGTCGGCGCCCTCGTTACCGAAGCGGAACACCTGGGCGTTCTCGACGAAGAACGGACGCTTCTCCTGGAAGAACGACTCGACGTCGCTCAGGTTGACCACCGCGGGGTCGATCTCGACCTGGCCGAAGTCTGGATTGACCGTGGCGTTCAGGGTGAGCTTGCTGCCCACGCCCATGCGCACGTCCACGCCGCCGTCCGCGGTGAGCCGCGAACCGTCGTTGAAGGGATCGCCCGGGTCGGTCACGAGGTACTCACCCTTGCTCGTCGCATACGGGATCACCTCGATCGCGCTCTTGGGCCTAATCCCCGACATGCCCACGAGGTCCGGGAAACGGGAAACGAAGCCGCTCTCCTTCTTCGGCAGGTAGACGACGAAGTCCTCTTCGCTGCGGCGCTGGATCACGCGGCGGAAGTTCATGCCCCAGCGCTCGCCGCTCGTGAAACGCATTTGCGAGTAGGGGATCCGCATCTCGCACGTCCAGCCCTTCTCGTCGACACGCGCTTTCCCTTCCCAGACGCCGTCCCAGGAAGGGTCCTCCCAGCCGTCGTTGTAGAGCGAGCCGTCGAAGAGCGTCCCGGCGGCGTTGACCAGGAAGTAATAGCCGCTGCGGCGATCGAGATAAGGATCGACGTAGACGCCGAACCGATCGGCCGGAATCGAGAAGTCGCGCCGCGTGAGACGGGCCAGGATCGAATCCGGCGCCGTGTCGTGCATGCGCGCGCCGATGTAGACGGCGTTGTCGTCGTACGCGACTCGCACCTCGGTGGGCAGGGTCGCCGCCGCGCCTTCGTGGGGGTCGCGCTGCTTGAAGTCGGTGACGGCGTTGCCGTTCTGCCAGACGAGCTCGTCGAGCTTGCCGTCCACGGTGACCGCCGCATCGAGACGCGCGGCGGTGATGGTCGGCCGCGCGGTGGTGGTGGTCGGCCGCGCGACCGTGATGGTGTCAGCAAGAGCCGCGAAGGGGACCGCGAGCAGGGCGATCCCTAGGAACAGGGGGAACGATCTCATCTTCAGTACCCGCGATAGAGAGGAGAATCGAAGGCCGCATCGACCGAGACGCTTACGGCTCACCAGAGCCGCTGGTTGCGAGCGGTCCGTCCTAGATCGGCCGCGGCTACCGGGCGAGCCCGCATGTCCACTGATGCATGGGACGGGCTCGACCGGCGGAAGGTTGGGAGAGCGCCACCCGGACCGCCAGCATCGTGACGACGAGCGTAGGCATTGGGCCGACGAGCGGACATGACGACAGCGGTCGTCACCCAGGCCCGGGACCACCCGGGTCCATTTCTGGCCCACTCCTGGCGGCCAAATGAGGGTTCCACGATTCAGACCGGCCATGGACCTTGCCGACGGCAGCGTCTCGGCAGATACTTTGTTCAACAAAGTGCTTTGAACCAATGGAGGAGTGCCGAATGTTCCACCCACGAGCGATGCGAGAGCCGCCGGAGCTTCCCAAGGGCCTCGGACCACGGCCGGTGCTGCATCACCACGCGCTGCTGCTGAATCCCTTCTACCCCAAGGATCCGCACGCCAGCTTCGGCAAGCACGTGC of the Candidatus Eisenbacteria bacterium genome contains:
- a CDS encoding DUF5916 domain-containing protein encodes the protein MRSFPLFLGIALLAVPFAALADTITVARPTTTTARPTITAARLDAAVTVDGKLDELVWQNGNAVTDFKQRDPHEGAAATLPTEVRVAYDDNAVYIGARMHDTAPDSILARLTRRDFSIPADRFGVYVDPYLDRRSGYYFLVNAAGTLFDGSLYNDGWEDPSWDGVWEGKARVDEKGWTCEMRIPYSQMRFTSGERWGMNFRRVIQRRSEEDFVVYLPKKESGFVSRFPDLVGMSGIRPKSAIEVIPYATSKGEYLVTDPGDPFNDGSRLTADGGVDVRMGVGSKLTLNATVNPDFGQVEIDPAVVNLSDVESFFQEKRPFFVENAQVFRFGNEGADSYWGFNWPEPTFFYSRRVGRGPQGDVPSAEFTDAPLGTTILGAGKLTGKIAPTWNFGTMHAFTAREHARLYDTGFESESEIEPLTYYGVVRSQKEFKNRQQGLGFMANGAVRSFEDRDLRDQLNSESFFGGMDGWWFLDKNQTWVISGYTVMSHVRGNESRMTALQRSSTHYFQRPDVDHLGVDTTATSLTGFASRYWLNKQKGNTFVNAAVGFLSPKFDVNDVGFMSYADLANYHVGGGYKWTEPTKYTKYQDVLGAVFSSFDFSGTRTWGGGYLAGTTEFQNNYSWSYNAAYNPQSISARRTRGGPLMINKPGYQLGTYFDTDGKSKFFWWLDTGMYMQPDNGSWNYWVNPGIELKPVSNVLLSVGPLFERVVEDAQYVRQVEDPTATETYGRRYVFAHLEQKTISATIRLNWAFTPRISLLTYLQPLISTGQYTSYKSLARPRSYEF